From Streptomyces zhihengii, the proteins below share one genomic window:
- a CDS encoding MFS transporter — protein MPTALLALALSAFGIGTTEFVMMGLLPEVAGDLGTSVPTAGYLVSAYALGVVVGAPLLTAFGSRVPRKRMLLLLMALFTVGNLASALAPGFATLLAGRVLAGLPHGAFFGVGAVVAARLVAENRQARAVATMFLGLTVANIVGVPAATALGQHLGWRATFLVVTAIGLVSMAALARLIPAGEPETHRGIGRELRALGDRQVLLGLLTAVFGFAGVFAVYSYLASMTTEAMGFGESAVTLVLALFGIGMTLGALAAGPLTDRALRPTLYGSLAALAVVLTAFPFAVRIPWLALVTVVVLGAVGFLTTTPLQMLVMRKAQDAPTLASASNHSAFNLANAGGAWLGGVAIAAGWGWTSPAFVGAGLTVVGLAVAVVAGLLDRGRTAKGASRLVAGSPLGAEQPVSPSSRASGS, from the coding sequence ATGCCCACGGCGCTGCTCGCCCTCGCCCTCTCCGCCTTCGGCATCGGGACCACCGAATTCGTCATGATGGGCCTCCTCCCGGAGGTCGCCGGGGACCTGGGCACCTCGGTCCCCACCGCCGGATACCTGGTGTCCGCCTACGCCCTCGGCGTCGTCGTCGGCGCCCCGCTGCTCACCGCCTTCGGCTCCCGCGTCCCGCGCAAGCGGATGCTGCTGCTCCTGATGGCGCTGTTCACCGTCGGCAACCTCGCCTCCGCCCTCGCGCCCGGCTTCGCCACGCTGCTCGCCGGCCGGGTGCTCGCCGGGCTGCCGCACGGCGCCTTCTTCGGCGTGGGCGCCGTCGTCGCAGCCCGGCTGGTCGCCGAGAACCGGCAGGCCAGGGCCGTGGCCACGATGTTCCTCGGACTGACGGTCGCCAACATCGTCGGCGTGCCCGCGGCCACCGCCCTCGGCCAGCACCTCGGCTGGCGCGCCACCTTCCTGGTGGTCACCGCCATCGGCCTGGTCTCCATGGCCGCCCTCGCCCGGCTGATCCCGGCCGGCGAGCCCGAGACCCACCGGGGCATCGGCCGGGAGCTGCGCGCCCTCGGCGACCGGCAGGTGCTGCTGGGCCTGCTCACGGCCGTCTTCGGCTTCGCGGGCGTCTTCGCCGTCTACTCGTACCTGGCCTCCATGACCACCGAGGCCATGGGCTTCGGCGAGTCCGCGGTCACCCTGGTCCTCGCCCTCTTCGGCATCGGCATGACCCTGGGCGCGCTGGCGGCCGGACCGCTCACCGACCGGGCGCTGCGGCCCACCCTCTACGGCTCGCTCGCCGCGCTGGCGGTGGTGCTCACCGCGTTCCCGTTCGCCGTGCGGATCCCGTGGCTCGCGCTGGTCACCGTGGTCGTCCTCGGCGCGGTCGGCTTCCTGACCACGACCCCGCTCCAGATGCTGGTCATGCGCAAGGCCCAGGACGCGCCGACCCTCGCGTCCGCCTCCAACCACTCCGCGTTCAACCTCGCCAACGCGGGCGGCGCCTGGCTCGGCGGCGTGGCCATCGCGGCCGGCTGGGGCTGGACCTCGCCCGCCTTCGTCGGCGCCGGGCTCACCGTCGTGGGCCTGGCCGTCGCCGTCGTCGCCGGACTGCTGGACCGGGGCCGGACGGCGAAGGGGGCCTCCCGCCTCGTGGCGGGAAGCCCCCTCGGTGCGGAGCAGCCGGTCAGCCCGTCGTCTCGCGCCAGCGGTTCGTGA
- a CDS encoding ABC transporter permease, which yields MSAAAITVPTAVPASEGRIGLRANLRHIGALVRRNALQIKQDPESMFDVLLMPVVFTLLFVYVFGGAISGKGNQDAYVSYLVPGLMAMMGMNIAMAVGTGINDDFRKGVMDRFRTMPIARSSVLIAKIVVEAGRMLIAITILLAMGFLLGLQVETSAFGLLAAVALSMAFGASLMWIFILLGLTMQTAQSVQGVAMLVLMPLQFGSSIFTPTESMPGWLKTFTDYNPLSNLADAARALVGGGPVAHSVWVTLAWAVGITVVTAPLAVARFRRKT from the coding sequence ATGAGCGCGGCAGCGATCACCGTCCCCACCGCCGTCCCCGCCTCGGAGGGGCGGATCGGACTGCGGGCCAACCTGCGGCACATCGGCGCACTCGTCCGCCGCAACGCCCTCCAGATCAAGCAGGACCCGGAGTCGATGTTCGACGTCCTGCTGATGCCGGTCGTCTTCACGCTGCTGTTCGTGTACGTCTTCGGCGGCGCGATCTCCGGCAAGGGCAACCAGGACGCATACGTCAGCTACCTGGTCCCCGGGCTGATGGCCATGATGGGCATGAACATCGCCATGGCCGTCGGCACCGGCATCAACGACGACTTCCGCAAGGGCGTGATGGACCGGTTCCGGACCATGCCCATCGCCCGCTCCTCGGTGCTGATCGCCAAGATCGTCGTCGAGGCCGGCCGGATGCTGATCGCGATCACGATCCTGCTGGCCATGGGCTTCCTGCTCGGCCTGCAGGTCGAGACGTCCGCCTTCGGGCTGCTCGCGGCCGTCGCCCTGTCCATGGCGTTCGGCGCCTCGCTGATGTGGATCTTCATCCTGCTCGGTCTGACCATGCAGACCGCCCAGTCCGTCCAGGGAGTGGCGATGCTCGTGCTGATGCCCCTGCAGTTCGGCTCGTCGATCTTCACCCCCACGGAGTCGATGCCGGGCTGGCTGAAGACCTTCACCGACTACAACCCGCTGTCGAACCTGGCCGACGCGGCCCGCGCGCTGGTGGGCGGCGGCCCGGTCGCCCACTCGGTCTGGGTGACGCTGGCCTGGGCCGTGGGCATCACGGTGGTCACCGCCCCGCTGGCGGTCGCCCGCTTCCGCCGCAAGACCTGA
- a CDS encoding endonuclease/exonuclease/phosphatase family protein — MAQAYTTETGNGVSQTRPAGSRLRGLLDRWRGDRGIWRRGALLAVFAVLIALVMILHAQIPNRIGNLGSLVETFLPWSGVFVPLILVGAAVRRSATAMVAVLLPLVVWLNLFGGLLTGKSAATGGDLTVASHNVNAGNPDPAGTAREVAASGADVLALQELPAGQVGTYEKALAEAYPYHVVEGTVGLWSRYPLTGEAPVDIRLGWDRALRATVMVPGKPVEVYVAHLPSVRVKLNAGFTAGQRDASADALGEAIAGSRHERIVLLGDLNGTMNDRSLNAVTSQMRSTQGAAGDGMGFSWPAAFPMARIDQIMVRGVEPVSSWTLPRTDSDHLPVAARVTL; from the coding sequence ATGGCGCAGGCGTACACGACGGAGACGGGGAACGGCGTGTCCCAGACGCGGCCGGCCGGCTCCCGGCTGCGGGGCCTGCTCGACCGGTGGCGGGGCGACCGGGGCATCTGGCGCCGGGGCGCGCTGCTGGCGGTGTTCGCGGTGCTGATCGCGCTGGTGATGATCCTGCACGCGCAGATCCCCAACCGGATCGGCAATCTCGGCAGCCTGGTCGAGACGTTCCTGCCGTGGTCCGGGGTGTTCGTGCCGCTGATCCTGGTGGGCGCCGCGGTGCGCCGGTCCGCGACCGCGATGGTGGCCGTCCTGCTGCCGCTGGTCGTCTGGCTGAACCTCTTCGGCGGGCTGCTGACCGGCAAGTCCGCCGCCACCGGCGGCGATCTGACCGTCGCCTCGCACAACGTGAACGCCGGCAACCCCGACCCGGCCGGCACCGCGCGCGAGGTGGCCGCCTCGGGGGCCGACGTCCTCGCGCTCCAGGAGCTGCCCGCCGGCCAGGTCGGCACCTACGAGAAGGCGCTGGCGGAGGCGTACCCGTACCACGTGGTCGAGGGCACCGTCGGCCTGTGGAGCAGGTACCCGCTCACCGGCGAGGCCCCGGTGGACATCCGGCTCGGCTGGGACCGCGCCCTGCGCGCGACGGTCATGGTGCCCGGCAAGCCGGTGGAGGTGTACGTGGCGCACCTGCCGTCGGTGCGGGTGAAGCTGAACGCGGGCTTCACGGCCGGGCAGCGCGACGCGAGCGCGGACGCCCTGGGCGAGGCGATCGCCGGATCGCGGCACGAGCGGATCGTGCTCCTCGGCGACCTCAACGGCACCATGAACGACCGCTCGCTCAACGCGGTGACCTCGCAGATGCGCTCGACCCAGGGCGCGGCGGGGGACGGGATGGGCTTCAGCTGGCCGGCCGCCTTCCCGATGGCGCGGATCGACCAGATCATGGTCCGCGGTGTCGAGCCGGTCTCCTCGTGGACCCTGCCGCGCACCGACAGCGACCATCTCCCCGTGGCGGCGCGCGTCACCCTGTGA
- the panB gene encoding 3-methyl-2-oxobutanoate hydroxymethyltransferase, which produces MTLQAAQNATAATPPAEGTKSLYGGTRNRRTTVHDIARAKERGEKWAMLTAYDAMTASVFDEAGIPVMLVGDSAGNCHLGYETTVPVTMDEMTVLSAAVVRGTRRALIVGDLPFGSYQEGPVQALRNATRLVKEAGVGAVKLEGGERSLPQTELIVESGIPVVSHLGLTPQSVNTMGYRVQGRGDEAAHRLLRDAKAAQDAGAFAVVLELVPAEVAAEVTRSLHIPTIGIGAGPHTDAQVLVWTDMAGLTGGKVPRFTKQYANLRQTLGDAARAFAEDVAGGEFPAAEHTFH; this is translated from the coding sequence ATGACGCTTCAGGCTGCGCAGAACGCCACCGCCGCCACTCCGCCCGCCGAGGGCACCAAGTCGCTCTACGGGGGCACCCGCAACCGCCGCACCACCGTCCACGACATCGCCCGCGCCAAGGAGCGCGGCGAGAAGTGGGCCATGCTCACCGCCTACGACGCGATGACCGCGTCCGTCTTCGACGAGGCCGGCATCCCGGTCATGCTGGTCGGCGACTCCGCGGGCAACTGCCACCTCGGCTACGAGACCACCGTGCCGGTGACGATGGACGAGATGACCGTCCTGTCCGCGGCGGTCGTCCGCGGCACCCGGCGCGCGCTGATCGTCGGCGACCTGCCCTTCGGCTCCTACCAGGAGGGCCCCGTCCAGGCGCTGCGCAACGCCACCCGGCTGGTGAAGGAGGCGGGCGTCGGCGCGGTGAAGCTGGAGGGCGGCGAGCGCTCCCTCCCGCAGACCGAGCTCATCGTCGAGTCGGGCATCCCCGTCGTCTCGCACCTGGGCCTGACCCCGCAGTCGGTGAACACCATGGGCTACCGCGTCCAGGGCCGCGGCGACGAGGCGGCCCACCGGCTGCTGCGGGACGCCAAGGCCGCACAGGACGCGGGCGCGTTCGCCGTCGTGCTGGAGCTGGTGCCCGCCGAGGTCGCCGCCGAGGTGACCCGTTCCCTGCACATCCCCACCATCGGCATCGGCGCCGGCCCGCACACCGACGCCCAGGTCCTGGTGTGGACGGACATGGCGGGCCTGACGGGCGGCAAGGTGCCGCGCTTCACCAAGCAGTACGCGAACCTGCGCCAGACCCTCGGCGACGCGGCGCGGGCCTTCGCCGAGGACGTCGCGGGCGGCGAGTTCCCGGCGGCGGAGCACACCTTCCACTGA
- a CDS encoding ATP-binding cassette domain-containing protein — protein MTRIDKHAVEVRGLVKHYGDTKALDGVDLDVREGTVLGVLGPNGAGKTTLVRCLSTLIVPDAGHAVVAGCDVVRQPRQLRRRIGLTGQYASVDEKLSGRENLYMIGRLLDLSRKDARTRADELLERFSLTEAAKRPAVQYSGGMRRRLDLAASMIGRPAVLYLDEPTTGLDPRTRNEVWDEVRRMVAEGATVLLTTQYMEEAEQLADELTVIDRGRVIAGGTVDELKGTVGGRTLLIRPSDPAHLPAMARAVTEAGLDGVGGVQAVPDEAQLHVPILTDEQLTAVVGLLAGHGFGIAHIATQLPSLDEVFLAVTGERTTPAAPAVSGTIPEEVAA, from the coding sequence ATGACACGCATCGACAAGCACGCCGTCGAGGTCCGGGGCCTCGTGAAGCACTACGGCGACACGAAGGCGCTGGACGGCGTGGACCTCGACGTCCGCGAGGGCACCGTGCTCGGTGTCCTCGGCCCCAACGGCGCCGGCAAGACCACCCTCGTCCGCTGCCTCTCCACCCTGATCGTCCCCGACGCCGGGCACGCCGTCGTCGCCGGCTGCGACGTGGTGCGCCAGCCGCGGCAGCTCCGCCGCCGGATCGGGCTCACCGGCCAGTACGCCTCCGTCGACGAGAAGCTCTCCGGCCGGGAGAACCTGTACATGATCGGGCGGCTGCTCGACCTGTCCCGCAAGGACGCCCGCACCCGCGCCGACGAGCTGCTGGAGCGCTTCTCCCTCACCGAGGCCGCGAAGCGTCCGGCCGTGCAGTACTCCGGGGGCATGCGGCGCCGGCTCGACCTGGCCGCCTCGATGATCGGCCGCCCCGCGGTGCTGTACCTGGACGAGCCCACCACCGGGCTCGACCCGCGCACCCGCAACGAGGTCTGGGACGAGGTCCGGCGGATGGTCGCCGAAGGCGCGACCGTGCTGCTCACCACCCAGTACATGGAGGAGGCGGAGCAGCTCGCCGACGAGCTCACCGTCATCGACCGCGGACGGGTCATCGCCGGCGGCACGGTCGACGAGCTGAAGGGCACCGTCGGCGGCCGGACGCTGCTGATCAGGCCGAGCGACCCGGCCCATCTGCCCGCCATGGCGCGGGCGGTGACCGAGGCCGGGCTCGACGGGGTCGGCGGCGTGCAGGCCGTGCCCGACGAGGCACAGCTCCATGTGCCGATCCTCACCGACGAACAGCTCACCGCGGTGGTGGGCCTGCTCGCCGGACACGGTTTCGGCATCGCCCACATCGCCACCCAACTGCCCAGCCTGGACGAGGTGTTCCTCGCCGTCACCGGCGAGCGCACCACGCCCGCCGCCCCCGCCGTCAGCGGCACGATCCCCGAGGAGGTCGCGGCATGA
- a CDS encoding cupin domain-containing protein, with protein sequence MAGIVSRNFDAADETRPFEEGKGRLDLLNTDHGPVGRAVFEPGWRWSSHVKPLAGTESCMAAHVGYLASGRMKIVMDDGESAEVGPGDFISIAPGHDAWTLGDEACVVLDWAGFGDYAKR encoded by the coding sequence ATGGCGGGAATCGTGAGCAGGAACTTCGACGCGGCGGACGAGACCCGCCCGTTCGAGGAGGGCAAGGGGAGGCTGGACCTCCTCAACACCGATCACGGCCCGGTCGGCAGGGCCGTCTTCGAACCGGGCTGGCGCTGGTCCTCCCACGTCAAGCCCCTCGCGGGCACCGAGAGCTGCATGGCGGCGCACGTCGGCTACCTGGCCAGCGGCCGGATGAAGATCGTCATGGACGACGGCGAGAGTGCCGAGGTGGGCCCCGGCGACTTCATCTCGATCGCCCCCGGGCACGACGCGTGGACCCTCGGCGACGAGGCGTGCGTGGTGCTCGACTGGGCCGGCTTCGGCGACTACGCCAAGCGGTAG
- a CDS encoding AfsR/SARP family transcriptional regulator, producing the protein MGGVRFSLLGTTRAVHDDGSPVALGGARLRALLTVLAERAGRTVPVAVLVDEVWAGDPPADAPGAVQALVGRLRRALGHAAVASAEGGYRLVADADDVDLHRFERLTAQGVRALADGRAADAAAALDEALALWHGPALADLPDRTAAGARWESRRLDARRARLGAALALGRAEEALPELTGLCEAHPLDESLHALRIRALRDTGRAAQALAAYEEVRRDLAARLGTDPGPDLTALHTALLRPRHAAPEAGAGAGPGPAAPGAHPGCGAAGGPARPGAPAPDAGHSAPAGPHTPGAGVDFGPSVPGAEPAHVPGAGHSASAGAPPAPGTGQPVGPPAVDAQAPDAGHSAPAGPHAPGAGHSASAGAPPAPDAGQPANPPALDAHAPHAGHSAPATPHTSGATPAHTPGAGHSASAGAPPAPDAGQPANPPAPGAQYPDAPAPRGNLRARLTSFVGREPEVRALTGDLGAARLVTLLGPGGAGKTRLSQEAGEALAGRWPDGVWLAELAPVDDPATVPEAVLTAVGGRETVLRAGGAEELRAADRHGDDATTRLTEHCARRRMLLLLDNCEHVVDAAAALAQRLLEECPGLTVLATSREPLGVPGELLRPVDPLPDPMAVRLFAERGASVRPGFRADADEETASAVAEICRRLDGMPLAIELAAARLRMLTPRQIADRLDDRFRLLTTGSRTVLPRQQTLRAVVDWSWDLLADDERAVLRRLSVFAGGCDLEAAESVCAATAATAETAATAETAETAVSAGAPAPSAGLRAADVAEAVGALVDKSLVVAEPADDGRMRYRLLETVAEYAGERLDEAGERAGAEWRHLVHYRELARTTDPELRGHGQQAALGTLRREYENLRAAVRRAVARGAEQEALCLVISLSWYWQMRDLRSDARQWTGMVATLHEDPFASPPRPAPPLTARCTDEPPPFAPEMLAEARRQVALIRMVSMDYGAEDWTAPDRTKWLESVVGVYDPGLPQACRFPASLWFYAVLLTGDGARVGDILNESVRTAEAAGHPWDLAVTLQQRANLLANRAQWAGDALRDADRSLEIFERLGDAWGIAEALSSRAEAHERRGEFERAAADCRAAITHARRVGVGGQVDLLRARLANTLAESGHTGEAEAILRDVVTGGGEAAHEALPAARLFLAVLLGRTGRTGESREQLRLLSEDLNGETLVLFQAMVTGMVAWLDLREGLVAEALAGARAALVTAMEPLSMTIAPQLPAMHVLTAAGALIALDTDAARRGARLVGAHAGLLPPGHVATVTERDDLRRVEEAARARLGDDFAALYEEGAALTLEEAAALVRAPQGPATTTDRPAP; encoded by the coding sequence ATGGGCGGCGTGCGTTTCAGTCTCCTCGGCACCACGCGGGCCGTTCACGACGACGGCAGCCCCGTCGCCCTCGGCGGCGCCCGGCTGCGCGCCCTGCTGACCGTGCTCGCCGAGCGGGCCGGGCGCACGGTGCCCGTGGCCGTCCTCGTCGACGAGGTGTGGGCCGGCGACCCGCCCGCGGACGCCCCCGGGGCGGTGCAGGCGCTCGTGGGGCGCCTGCGGCGGGCGCTCGGCCACGCGGCGGTCGCCTCGGCCGAGGGGGGCTACCGGCTGGTCGCCGACGCGGACGACGTGGACCTCCACCGCTTCGAGCGCCTCACCGCCCAGGGCGTCCGGGCGCTCGCGGACGGCCGCGCGGCCGACGCCGCCGCCGCCCTCGACGAGGCGCTGGCGCTGTGGCACGGGCCCGCGCTCGCCGATCTGCCCGACCGCACCGCCGCCGGGGCCCGCTGGGAGTCCCGCCGCCTGGACGCCCGCCGCGCCCGCCTCGGCGCGGCACTCGCCCTCGGCCGCGCGGAGGAGGCCCTGCCGGAGCTGACCGGGCTGTGCGAGGCCCACCCGCTCGACGAGTCCCTGCACGCCCTGCGCATCCGCGCCCTCCGCGACACCGGCCGCGCCGCGCAGGCCCTCGCCGCGTACGAGGAGGTCCGCCGCGACCTCGCGGCCCGCCTCGGCACCGACCCGGGCCCCGACCTGACCGCCCTCCACACGGCCCTCCTGCGCCCCCGGCACGCCGCGCCGGAGGCGGGCGCGGGCGCGGGCCCCGGCCCGGCCGCGCCGGGGGCGCACCCCGGGTGCGGGGCAGCCGGTGGGCCCGCCCGCCCCGGGGCGCCCGCCCCGGACGCGGGGCACTCCGCGCCCGCGGGCCCGCACACCCCGGGTGCTGGTGTGGACTTCGGCCCGTCCGTGCCGGGCGCCGAGCCCGCGCATGTCCCGGGTGCGGGGCACTCCGCGAGCGCCGGGGCCCCGCCCGCCCCGGGTACCGGGCAGCCGGTGGGGCCGCCCGCCGTAGACGCGCAAGCCCCGGACGCGGGGCACTCCGCGCCCGCGGGCCCGCACGCCCCGGGTGCGGGGCACTCCGCGAGCGCCGGGGCCCCGCCCGCCCCGGATGCCGGGCAGCCCGCGAACCCGCCCGCCCTGGACGCGCACGCCCCGCACGCGGGGCACTCCGCGCCCGCGACCCCGCACACCTCTGGCGCGACGCCCGCGCACACCCCGGGTGCGGGGCACTCCGCGAGCGCCGGGGCCCCGCCCGCCCCGGATGCCGGGCAGCCCGCGAACCCGCCCGCCCCCGGGGCCCAGTACCCGGACGCCCCCGCCCCGCGGGGCAACCTGCGGGCGCGGCTGACGAGTTTCGTGGGGAGGGAGCCCGAGGTGCGGGCCCTCACCGGGGATCTGGGGGCCGCGCGGCTGGTGACGCTGCTCGGGCCGGGCGGGGCGGGCAAGACGCGGCTGTCCCAGGAGGCGGGCGAGGCGCTCGCCGGCCGCTGGCCGGACGGCGTCTGGCTCGCCGAGCTCGCGCCGGTGGACGACCCGGCCACCGTGCCCGAGGCCGTGCTCACCGCCGTCGGCGGGCGCGAGACGGTGCTGCGGGCGGGCGGCGCCGAGGAACTGCGGGCGGCCGACCGGCACGGCGACGACGCCACGACCCGGCTGACCGAGCACTGCGCCCGCCGCCGGATGCTGCTGCTCCTCGACAACTGCGAGCACGTCGTGGACGCGGCCGCGGCCCTGGCGCAGCGGCTGCTGGAGGAGTGCCCCGGGCTGACGGTGCTGGCGACCAGCCGTGAACCGCTGGGCGTCCCCGGGGAGTTGCTGCGCCCGGTGGACCCGCTGCCCGACCCGATGGCGGTCCGGTTGTTCGCCGAACGCGGCGCCTCCGTGCGGCCCGGCTTCCGCGCCGACGCCGACGAGGAGACGGCGTCGGCGGTCGCCGAGATCTGCCGCCGGCTGGACGGCATGCCCCTGGCGATCGAACTCGCGGCGGCCCGGCTGCGCATGCTGACGCCGCGCCAGATCGCGGACCGTCTCGACGACCGGTTCCGGCTGCTCACCACCGGCAGCCGCACCGTCCTGCCGCGGCAGCAGACCCTGCGCGCGGTCGTCGACTGGTCCTGGGACCTGCTCGCCGACGACGAGCGCGCCGTCCTGCGCCGGCTCTCGGTCTTCGCCGGCGGCTGCGACCTGGAGGCGGCGGAGTCCGTCTGCGCCGCGACGGCCGCGACGGCCGAGACGGCCGCGACGGCCGAGACGGCCGAGACGGCCGTGAGCGCCGGTGCCCCCGCCCCGTCCGCCGGTCTGCGCGCGGCCGACGTGGCGGAGGCCGTCGGCGCCCTGGTGGACAAGTCGCTGGTGGTCGCCGAGCCCGCGGACGACGGGCGGATGCGCTACCGGCTGCTGGAGACCGTGGCCGAGTACGCCGGGGAGCGGCTCGACGAGGCCGGGGAGCGGGCCGGGGCCGAGTGGCGCCACCTCGTGCACTACCGCGAACTGGCCCGCACCACCGACCCCGAGCTGCGCGGGCACGGTCAGCAGGCCGCCCTCGGCACGCTGCGCCGCGAGTACGAGAACCTGCGCGCCGCCGTCCGCCGGGCCGTCGCCCGCGGCGCGGAGCAGGAGGCGCTGTGCCTGGTCATCTCCCTGTCCTGGTACTGGCAGATGCGCGATCTGCGGTCCGACGCCCGCCAGTGGACGGGCATGGTCGCCACCCTGCACGAGGACCCGTTCGCCTCCCCGCCGCGGCCCGCGCCCCCGCTGACCGCACGCTGCACCGACGAACCGCCGCCCTTCGCGCCGGAGATGCTGGCCGAGGCCAGACGCCAGGTCGCGCTGATCCGGATGGTCAGCATGGACTACGGCGCCGAGGACTGGACCGCCCCCGACAGGACGAAGTGGCTGGAGAGCGTCGTCGGCGTGTACGACCCCGGTCTGCCGCAGGCGTGCCGCTTCCCGGCCTCGCTCTGGTTCTACGCCGTGCTGCTGACGGGTGACGGCGCACGGGTGGGCGACATCCTGAACGAGAGCGTGCGCACCGCCGAGGCGGCGGGCCACCCCTGGGACCTCGCCGTCACGCTCCAGCAGCGCGCCAACCTCCTCGCCAACCGCGCCCAGTGGGCGGGGGACGCGCTCCGGGACGCCGACCGCAGCCTGGAGATCTTCGAGCGGCTCGGGGACGCCTGGGGCATCGCCGAGGCGCTGTCGTCGCGGGCGGAGGCGCACGAGCGGCGCGGCGAGTTCGAGCGGGCCGCCGCGGACTGCCGGGCGGCGATCACCCATGCGCGCCGGGTCGGCGTCGGCGGCCAGGTGGACCTGCTGCGCGCCCGGCTCGCCAACACCCTCGCCGAGAGCGGGCACACCGGCGAGGCCGAGGCGATCCTGCGGGACGTCGTCACCGGCGGCGGCGAGGCGGCGCACGAGGCGCTGCCCGCCGCCCGTCTCTTCCTCGCGGTGCTGCTGGGCCGCACCGGGCGGACCGGCGAGTCCAGGGAGCAGCTCCGTCTGCTGAGCGAGGACCTGAACGGGGAGACGCTGGTGCTCTTCCAGGCCATGGTCACCGGCATGGTGGCCTGGCTGGACCTCCGGGAAGGCCTGGTCGCCGAGGCGCTCGCCGGGGCGCGGGCGGCGCTCGTGACGGCGATGGAGCCGCTGTCGATGACCATCGCCCCGCAGCTTCCGGCGATGCACGTGCTCACCGCGGCCGGCGCGCTGATCGCCCTCGACACGGACGCGGCGCGCAGGGGCGCGCGGCTGGTCGGCGCGCACGCCGGTCTGCTGCCGCCCGGCCATGTCGCCACCGTGACGGAACGCGACGACCTGCGCCGGGTCGAGGAGGCCGCCCGCGCCCGGCTCGGCGACGACTTCGCCGCCCTGTACGAGGAGGGGGCCGCCCTCACCCTGGAGGAGGCCGCCGCCCTCGTCCGCGCCCCGCAGGGGCCGGCCACGACCACGGACCGGCCTGCCCCGTAG